Genomic segment of Colletotrichum destructivum chromosome 5, complete sequence:
CGCTAGCAGCGCCATCAGCACGGTGAACAGCCCTAGAAGGGTTCGGAGAAGAAAGGATCCCACTCCATTCAAGTGAGTCCCCCTTCCGAGACAAGGCCCCGCGTATCCCGTCCCGTCACCGAAGCTTACTAACTCCTCACTAAGCATCCTCGTCATTGGTACCCGTGGCGCTGGCAAGACTTCCTTTCTCGAATTCCTCAAGACCGCCCTGGCACTCCCGCCGAAAAAGCGATCCCGCCGAACCGAGGCAGAGGAAGACAGCAGcccccggccgcctccttctgGCAACTTCATCCCCCACTATCTTGAGACCGAGATTGACAGCGAGCGAGTCGGCCTTACAATCTGGGATTCGGAAGGCCTGGAGAAGAACGTTGTCGATCTCCAGCTTAGGGAGATGTCGGCCTTCCTGGAAAGCAAGTTTGAGGAGACTTTCACCGAGGAGATGAAGGTGATTCGATCGCCTGGTGTACAGGATACCCACATCCACGCCGTCTTCATGGTTCTCGACcccgcccgcctcgaccGCAACCTCGCGTCGGTGAGGAGCGGTGTGTCGAATGGTCACAATGGCAAGTACGCGCCTCCCGCTCGCATCCAGGGTGGTTTAGATGAGGATCTGGACCTCCAAGTCCTTCGTACTCTGCAGGGCAAGACGACGGTCATTCCGGTCATCTCCAAATCCGATACAATCACGACCAAGCACATGAACGTCCTCAAGAAGACTGTTTGGGAAACCATCAAGAAGTCGGGCTTGGACCCTCTCGAGGCTCtaggcgtcgacgaggatgacgactCCACCAAaatcgaggaggaagatgagatCGCATCGGAATATGAGCAGGCCGTCTCTCATGATGAGGACGACTTCCCTTTTCAAGACCGTGAGCGTGCACCCTCTTCTCCAGGCTCAAAACGACTTTCCAGCTCGTCCATCCGCCAACACAAGGCGAATCAAGGGgcaaaggccgaggagatACCgttccttcctctctccgtcATCAGCCCGGATCTGTACGAACCCGAGGTTTTGGGACGGCAATTTCCCTGGGGCTTTGCCGACCCCTACAACAAGGAGCACTGCGACTTCACCAGactcaaggacgccgtcttcAGCGAGTGGAGAGCCGAACTCCGTGAGGCCAGTAGGGAGCAGTGGTACGAGGGTTGGCGCACGTCGCGACTTAAGAACAACCCGAATGCCCGTCGACGATAGGCTGCTTCCAAACCAACCCGCAAGGTCCCCTCTTATGGACCACTGATACCCTTTCTCTTCTAAAACATACCGGTATTCCCAAGACCGGCTTTCAAACATGTTTTCTCCACTTCTTGTTTTTGAGATTTGAGAGCACCACGCAGCATACCCCTATTGTCCCGTTTTTCCTATGTCACATATTCTTACGAACTTCTATGGTTGGAAGGCATCCCAAAAACAGGGCGAAACGACAGCATCTTCAGGCCGAACTCGCATGACGAAAACCCTTTTGATATCCTCGGACGCTACCTTGCGATGGCAATCCCGGTTTGGCAATGTGGCATGGTATGGCATACCAGCATGTCCGACTCCTCATTATCGAGAGAGCTGGGGAGTATGACAATTGCCAAGACTTCTGTTGCAAGAGAGGGATGCAAGACCTGTTTTATGGTACATTTGCGCACTGGAAAAGCGCCACACTCGCTCCCTCACCGGCGGGGGTGACGATTCATTCTACCAGGCCCAATCTTTTTCTATTCTGCTTCAATAACGACATTCGAGACCCCCGGGGACGAAGGAGCAGACTGAGGTTTGCAGGGGGTTGTAATCAGTCAACAATCGGTTGGAGAGCAGCAGGTTGGTGGAGAAAGCCCTGTCGTTCGGTTGGAAGGATGGGCTTGAGAGATACAGAGACACGAGTTGAGGTCAGTCACGGTGACCAACCAGGAGACGCCGGTCGACATCTGTAGTACAGC
This window contains:
- a CDS encoding Putative P-loop containing nucleoside triphosphate hydrolase; its protein translation is MSQARRSSFGMLLRRSKSGDLGKGGKKAQAQREQQEREVERQRQAAVSKNPPKLPEFYKVNDQLSNSIPSDLRAEEASIMSDHTIGTAYSTRPSMEPGRSGVGFVPPIPPIPANAYDPYARTESMTHRGRYSYASSAISTVNSPRRVRRRKDPTPFNILVIGTRGAGKTSFLEFLKTALALPPKKRSRRTEAEEDSSPRPPPSGNFIPHYLETEIDSERVGLTIWDSEGLEKNVVDLQLREMSAFLESKFEETFTEEMKVIRSPGVQDTHIHAVFMVLDPARLDRNLASVRSGVSNGHNGKYAPPARIQGGLDEDLDLQVLRTLQGKTTVIPVISKSDTITTKHMNVLKKTVWETIKKSGLDPLEALGVDEDDDSTKIEEEDEIASEYEQAVSHDEDDFPFQDRERAPSSPGSKRLSSSSIRQHKANQGAKAEEIPFLPLSVISPDLYEPEVLGRQFPWGFADPYNKEHCDFTRLKDAVFSEWRAELREASREQWYEGWRTSRLKNNPNARRR